The following are from one region of the Bacillus methanolicus MGA3 genome:
- a CDS encoding nuclease-related domain-containing protein, with protein MVILILKELQEPIRIKQTKALLRRIPKDHHKRTKIEDDQNKRTAGFRGEEELAYYLKYLNENKYYIFFDLRLLHDQPFQIDALILSPSFALIIEVKNYSGTLFLDKYSKQLIRIIENNEEGFPNPLSQAKRQKQQLKVWLGKRKINILPIEYLVVISQTKTILKTTEGNQQIFQRIIPVDQLLERIAEFELKYNKEIISNKEIQKINQLLLREHTPHFPEILQTFGINSSEIIKGVQCPKCHSLPMIRIFGTWKCPVCKTHSKSAHQQAIYDYFLLINSTITNKECREFLQISSQRTVRNLLISMNLPFSGTNKGRIYHRPEM; from the coding sequence GTGGTTATATTGATTCTAAAAGAACTTCAAGAACCGATCAGAATTAAACAAACAAAAGCATTATTAAGAAGAATTCCTAAAGATCATCATAAGAGAACGAAAATAGAAGATGATCAAAATAAGCGAACAGCCGGTTTTCGTGGCGAAGAAGAACTCGCTTACTATCTCAAGTATTTAAATGAAAATAAATATTATATTTTTTTTGATCTGCGTCTATTGCATGATCAGCCTTTTCAAATTGATGCTCTCATTCTTTCTCCAAGTTTTGCCCTCATTATAGAAGTGAAAAACTATTCCGGAACTTTGTTTTTAGACAAATATTCTAAACAGCTAATTCGGATAATTGAAAATAACGAAGAAGGATTTCCAAACCCTCTTAGTCAGGCGAAACGCCAGAAACAGCAGCTAAAAGTATGGCTGGGAAAACGAAAAATTAACATATTGCCAATTGAATATCTTGTCGTAATCAGCCAAACGAAAACCATTTTGAAAACAACAGAGGGGAATCAACAAATCTTTCAAAGAATTATTCCTGTCGACCAACTGCTTGAAAGGATTGCAGAATTTGAACTTAAGTATAATAAGGAAATAATTAGTAACAAAGAAATCCAAAAAATAAATCAGCTTTTATTAAGAGAACATACCCCACATTTTCCTGAGATCCTTCAGACATTTGGAATTAACAGTTCGGAAATTATCAAAGGTGTTCAATGCCCCAAATGTCATTCTCTCCCGATGATCCGTATTTTCGGAACATGGAAATGCCCTGTCTGCAAAACCCATTCGAAATCAGCTCATCAACAAGCGATTTATGATTATTTTCTTCTCATTAATTCCACAATCACAAACAAGGAATGCAGGGAATTTCTCCAAATTTCTTCACAAAGAACAGTTAGAAATCTTCTGATCTCCATGAACCTTCCCTTCTCAGGCACCAATAAAGGTAGAATTTATCACCGCCCCGAGATGTAA
- the upp gene encoding uracil phosphoribosyltransferase, with protein sequence MAKVYVFDHPLIQHKLTYIRDKNTGTKEFRELVDEVATLMAFEITRDMPLEEIEIETPVSSTKSKVLSGKKLGIVPILRAGIGMVDGILKLIPAAKVGHIGLYRDPETLKPVEYYVKLPSDVEERDFIVVDPMLATGGTAVEAINSLKKRGAKHIKFMCLIAAPEGVEVVKKAHPDVDIYIAALDEKLNDHGYIVPGLGDAGDRLFGTK encoded by the coding sequence ATGGCAAAAGTTTATGTTTTTGATCATCCACTAATTCAGCACAAACTTACATATATTCGGGATAAAAATACAGGTACGAAGGAATTCCGCGAACTTGTCGATGAAGTCGCAACATTAATGGCATTTGAAATCACCCGCGACATGCCTCTTGAAGAAATTGAAATTGAAACACCAGTAAGCTCAACAAAATCAAAAGTATTATCCGGCAAAAAACTAGGAATCGTTCCGATCTTGCGGGCAGGCATCGGAATGGTGGACGGCATATTAAAACTGATTCCAGCTGCAAAAGTTGGTCATATCGGTCTATATCGCGATCCTGAAACTTTAAAGCCGGTTGAATATTATGTAAAGCTTCCGAGCGATGTAGAAGAAAGAGACTTCATCGTCGTCGACCCAATGCTGGCAACAGGCGGCACTGCCGTTGAAGCGATAAACTCACTGAAAAAACGCGGCGCAAAACACATTAAATTCATGTGCCTCATTGCAGCTCCTGAAGGAGTAGAAGTCGTAAAGAAAGCCCATCCGGACGTAGATATTTATATCGCAGCCCTTGATGAAAAACTAAATGACCACGGCTATATCGTACCTGGACTTGGAGATGCAGGAGACCGATTATTTGGAACGAAATAA